The Oxalobacteraceae bacterium OTU3CINTB1 genome includes a window with the following:
- a CDS encoding SDR family oxidoreductase: MNDQLNSQGTLPLAGKHALVTGGSRGIGAACAQALLARGARVTLAGRDADALAAAEASMRAMSPPGAEIATQVLDVADEDSVRAGFAAAAERFDRIDILVNNAGQAVAAPFGKTGAALWQRMLDVNLTGTFHCTQAALPAMLEAKWGRIVNVASTAGLTGYRYTAAYTAAKHGVVGLTRALALEVATKGVTVNAVCPGYTETDIVRDAVANIVAKTGRSEDEARAELAAGNPQKRLVQSAEVANAVAWLCLAESAAMNGQSIAVAGGEVM; this comes from the coding sequence ATGAACGACCAATTGAATTCGCAAGGCACACTGCCTTTGGCCGGCAAACACGCGCTGGTCACGGGCGGTTCGCGCGGCATCGGCGCCGCCTGCGCGCAGGCCTTGCTGGCGCGCGGCGCGCGCGTGACGCTGGCCGGCCGCGACGCCGACGCGCTGGCCGCCGCCGAGGCGTCGATGCGCGCCATGTCGCCGCCGGGGGCGGAGATCGCCACGCAGGTGCTGGACGTCGCCGACGAGGACTCGGTGCGCGCCGGTTTCGCCGCCGCCGCCGAGCGCTTCGATCGCATCGATATCCTGGTCAACAATGCCGGCCAAGCCGTCGCCGCGCCGTTCGGCAAAACCGGCGCCGCGCTGTGGCAACGCATGCTGGACGTGAACCTGACCGGCACCTTCCACTGCACCCAGGCCGCGCTGCCCGCGATGCTGGAGGCGAAATGGGGCCGCATCGTCAACGTCGCGTCGACCGCCGGCCTGACCGGCTACCGCTACACCGCCGCCTACACGGCCGCGAAACACGGCGTGGTCGGCCTGACGCGCGCGCTGGCGCTGGAGGTGGCCACCAAGGGCGTGACCGTCAACGCCGTCTGCCCGGGCTATACTGAGACCGATATCGTGCGCGACGCCGTCGCCAACATCGTCGCCAAGACCGGCCGCAGCGAAGACGAGGCCCGCGCCGAACTGGCTGCCGGCAATCCGCAAAAGCGGCTGGTGCAAAGCGCCGAAGTGGCCAACGCCGTAGCCTGGCTATGCCTGGCCGAATCGGCCGCCATGAATGGACAGTCCATCGCCGTCGCCGGCGGTGAAGTCATGTGA
- a CDS encoding bifunctional salicylyl-CoA 5-hydroxylase/oxidoreductase, translating to MNILCIGGGPAGLYFSLLMKKQNASHQITVVERNRPYDTFGWGVVFSDQTLGNLMNADEPTAREILRSFNHWDDIDVFFKGGKVTSGGHGFCGIGRKHLLNILQKRCEELGVSLVFETEVRDDQELAARHGADLVIASDGLNSRIRTRYPDSYQPRIEARQCRFVWLGTRKKFDAFTFAFKQTAHGWFQAHIYQYDGETSTFIVETPESVWRAAGLEEMSQARAIAYCEQLFAEQLDGHELMSNSPHLQGANMWIKFPRIVCDQWVHWNDAGGKRVPVVLMGDAAHSAHYSIGSGTKLALEDAIELARCFGRAEDAGTALAAYQEARAVEVTKLQSAARNSMEWFENVERYSAMEAPQFAYSMLTRSQRLSHENLRLRDPAYVAGYEDWFAARAFEQAGLPAPAGTAAIHVPPMFTPFKVRKLVLKNRIVVSPMAQYSAVDGVVGDYHLAHLGARAMGGAAMVFAEMTCVSADARITPACPGLYAPEHTQAWRRIVDFVHQNSDAHIAVQLGHAGAKGSTRVMWDGIDQPLEKGNWPLVSASPQQYLAGVSQTARAMTLADMSRIEDDFVRATRAADEADFDWVELHCAHGYLLSSFISPLTNERGDEYGGSLENRCRYPLRVFAAMRAAWPRHKPMSVRISAHDWVEGGITPDDAVRIARLFKAAGADMIDCSSGQVSKLEKPVYGRMFQAPFADRIRNEAGIGAIAVGSIFEADHANGIIAAGRADLCAVGRPHLANPAWTLCEAAKLGYTAVSWPRQYLPAKQQMERNMARERQLASANKVEPRGTDE from the coding sequence ATGAACATCCTTTGCATAGGCGGCGGCCCCGCCGGCCTGTATTTCAGCCTGCTGATGAAAAAGCAGAATGCCTCCCACCAGATCACCGTGGTGGAACGCAACCGGCCCTACGACACCTTCGGCTGGGGCGTGGTGTTTTCCGACCAGACGCTGGGTAACCTGATGAACGCCGACGAGCCGACCGCGCGCGAGATACTGCGGTCATTCAACCACTGGGACGACATCGACGTCTTCTTCAAAGGCGGCAAGGTGACGTCGGGCGGCCACGGGTTTTGCGGCATCGGCCGCAAGCACCTGCTCAACATCTTGCAGAAGCGCTGCGAGGAGCTGGGCGTGTCGCTGGTGTTCGAGACCGAGGTGCGCGACGACCAGGAACTGGCCGCGCGCCATGGCGCCGATCTGGTGATCGCCTCCGATGGCCTGAACAGCCGCATACGCACGCGCTACCCCGACAGCTACCAGCCGCGGATCGAGGCGCGCCAATGCCGCTTTGTCTGGCTGGGCACGCGCAAGAAGTTCGACGCCTTCACCTTCGCCTTCAAACAAACGGCGCATGGCTGGTTCCAGGCGCACATCTACCAGTACGACGGCGAGACATCGACCTTCATCGTCGAGACGCCGGAATCGGTGTGGCGCGCGGCCGGACTGGAGGAAATGAGCCAGGCCAGGGCGATCGCCTATTGCGAACAGCTGTTCGCCGAGCAGCTCGACGGCCATGAATTGATGTCGAATTCACCCCACCTGCAAGGGGCGAACATGTGGATCAAGTTTCCGCGCATCGTCTGCGACCAGTGGGTGCACTGGAACGACGCCGGCGGCAAACGGGTGCCGGTGGTGTTGATGGGCGACGCCGCCCATTCGGCGCATTATTCGATCGGCTCCGGCACCAAGCTGGCGCTGGAGGACGCGATCGAGCTGGCGCGCTGCTTCGGGCGGGCCGAAGATGCCGGAACTGCGCTGGCGGCCTACCAGGAGGCCCGCGCGGTCGAGGTGACCAAGCTGCAAAGCGCGGCGCGCAACTCGATGGAGTGGTTCGAGAACGTCGAACGCTATTCGGCGATGGAGGCGCCGCAATTCGCCTATTCGATGCTGACGCGCAGCCAGCGGCTGTCGCACGAAAACCTGCGCCTGCGCGATCCGGCCTATGTGGCCGGCTATGAGGACTGGTTCGCGGCGCGCGCCTTTGAACAGGCGGGCTTGCCGGCGCCGGCCGGCACCGCCGCAATCCACGTGCCGCCGATGTTCACGCCGTTCAAGGTGCGCAAGCTGGTGCTGAAGAACCGCATCGTGGTGTCGCCGATGGCGCAGTACAGCGCCGTCGACGGGGTTGTCGGCGACTACCACCTGGCGCACCTCGGCGCGCGGGCCATGGGCGGGGCGGCGATGGTGTTCGCCGAGATGACCTGCGTGTCGGCCGACGCCCGCATCACGCCGGCCTGTCCGGGGCTGTACGCGCCCGAACACACGCAGGCCTGGCGGCGCATTGTCGATTTCGTCCACCAGAACAGCGACGCGCACATCGCCGTGCAGCTGGGCCACGCCGGCGCCAAGGGTTCGACCCGCGTCATGTGGGACGGCATCGACCAGCCGCTCGAGAAGGGCAACTGGCCGCTGGTGTCGGCCTCGCCGCAGCAGTACCTGGCCGGCGTTTCGCAGACGGCGCGGGCGATGACCCTGGCCGACATGAGCCGCATCGAAGACGATTTCGTGCGCGCCACGCGCGCGGCGGACGAAGCGGACTTCGACTGGGTGGAGCTGCACTGCGCCCACGGCTATCTGCTGTCGTCCTTCATCTCGCCGCTGACCAACGAGCGTGGCGACGAGTATGGCGGCAGCCTGGAAAATCGCTGCCGTTATCCGCTGCGGGTGTTCGCGGCCATGCGCGCCGCGTGGCCGCGCCACAAGCCGATGAGCGTGCGCATTTCGGCCCACGACTGGGTCGAAGGCGGCATCACGCCGGACGACGCGGTGCGCATCGCGCGCTTGTTCAAGGCCGCCGGCGCCGATATGATCGATTGTTCGTCGGGGCAGGTGAGCAAGCTGGAAAAGCCGGTGTACGGGCGCATGTTCCAGGCGCCGTTCGCGGACCGGATACGCAACGAGGCCGGCATCGGCGCGATCGCGGTGGGCTCGATCTTCGAGGCGGACCATGCCAACGGCATCATCGCGGCGGGCCGCGCCGATTTGTGCGCGGTGGGGCGGCCGCACCTGGCCAATCCGGCGTGGACGCTGTGCGAGGCGGCGAAGCTGGGTTATACGGCGGTGAGCTGGCCCAGGCAGTATTTGCCGGCCAAGCAGCAGATGGAGCGCAATATGGCGCGCGAGCGCCAGTTGGCCTCGGCGAACAAGGTTGAACCACGCGGGACGGATGAATGA